CGACAACAGGAATAGCGCCAACATCACCTTTTCGAACAAACATGACTGAAACCGTTCAGGCGATTCCCCTGATGAACCTCGGCATCGCCTTTCTGCCCGTTGCAGTCACTCTGGTGATTCTTTTCCGCTGGTCAGTCGGCGCAGGCCAGGCCCTCTATGCCACCCTCAGAATGCTATTACAGCTGGCACTTATCGGCTACTTCCTGGCGGCCCTGTTTAACGCCGACCACGCAGGTATTGTCATACTGGTACTGACCCTGATGGTTTTTTTCTCAAGCTGGATTGCACTGGGAACCGTGTCACTCCAACGTCGCCAGTTGCTAACCCGAGCATTTGCCGCCATTTCCATTGGTGGCGGCTTTACTCTCGCACTCACCACACAGGGAGTGCTCAAGCTCAACCCCTGGTATGACCCTCGCCTGATGATCCCCCTGGCAGGTATGATTTTTGCCAGCGCCATGAATACTGTCAGCCTCGCAGCTGAACGCATGCAATCTGAAACCCGCCGGGGCGTCGCTTTCACCGAAGCTCGCCATCAGGCACTACACGCCGCCATGATCCCGCTGATTAATACACTGTTGGCTGTTGGACTGGTGTCACTTCCGGGAATGATGACCGGGCAAATTTTGTCCGGCGTTTCTCCGCTGATTGCAGCCCGCTATCAGATCATGGTGATGTGTATTATTTTTGGTGCTTCAGGTATATCCGCGGCCTGCTTCCTGTCCTGGAGCAGAGCTGTGTTCAAACCACCACAGCTCTCAGACTAACCGGGCGTTTCCTTCTGAACACGGCGCCCTAAAGTTGAGAGTTTTTCTTTAACATGCTCACCAGAAAGATAAATAGCTGGCACCAACATTAATGTTACCGTCGTCGCAAACAACACACCAAAAGCCAGTGAAATCACCATAGGAATCAGGAACTGCGCCTGCGTACTGCGTTCCAGAAGAATCGGCATCAACCCGAAAAATGTGGTGATAGAGGTCAGGACAATGGGTCTGAAACGGTCATGAGCTGCCTGAATAATCGCTTTCGACGCCTGCCAGCCTTCTTTTCTCAAATAGTTAATCCGATCAATCAACACCAGATTATCATTCACAACCACCCCTGCTGCCGCCATAACCCCCAGCATGGAAGGCATACTGATATCTTTCCCCATAATCAAATGCCCGATAATGGCACCAGCAATACCAAAGGGGACAGCGCTGAGAATAATGACCGGCTGCCAATAAGAACGGAACTGGATCGCCAATAGCGCATAAATAGCCAGCAAAACCAGCAGCAGAAACTGCAGTAGCGCCACTTCAAACTCCTGCTGTTCTTTCTGATCGCCCTCTATCGTTAAACGCATGCCCGGAAAGTCAGATGCGATTGATGGCCACTGGTCCCTGAATAAAGCACCCACAATATCAGTCGCAGAAGCATAACCCGGCAACAGTTCCGCTTTGATTTCAACCATCCGCTGCCGGTCGTGACGCTTTATCTCGGCATACCCGGGCACGTATTCCGCTGTTGCAACCGCATCAAAGGGCAGCTCCCGCCCGTCTGCCGTGCGCACTCTCAACTCATCCAGCGTATAGACCGTACTACGCTGCTGCTCCGGGTAGCGCACCATGACTTTGACATCTTCTTTTAAACGGGGAATACGCTGCGCTTCTGCACCATAAAAAGCCTGTCGCACTTGCCTGGCGACATCAGACAAGCCAATACCCAGTGTTTCTGCAAACGGGCGCATGATTACCTCTATTTCGGGCTTTGTGTCCTGAGCCGAATCCGTAATATTATGCACACCCGGAAAACGCGCCAGTGCCTGCTGAATCTGCTGTGACGCCTTTTTCATCTCATCAATATCATGCCCCCGAAGCATCAGGTTAATGTCCTTGCTCTTCGGGATCATGGTATAGACAACTTCGAAGTCTTCCGCTTCGGGAACCGGACCAATCAGTACCTTGAGCTGCTCACCCACATAATGGGACGAGGTATTCCTGACCTCATTCCCTACCAGTTCTAACGCAACAATAACGCTGTTATCCTCGCTGCGGGACTGTAAGGCTTTGATCAGGCTATTACCCTGAGCATCCCTCATCTCCGGCTGCTGCCTGAGCGTCTCAATAGCCGCTTCAACACGTTTCATCACTGCCACTGTCTGGGTAAAACCACCGCTCTCGGGCATTTCAACGCGAACAAGCACGAATTCGCCTTCCACCCTCGGGAAAAAGCTTACTTTCAGCCAGCCGCCCGCAAATGTTGAAATCACGATAAGCAATCCACCCAGGAAACAGGCCAGTGTTACCCGGCGATTTTGCAGCGCTTTTTTCAATACTGGCCGGTAATAATAATCCGCAAAGCTCATCAATCCAGCAGATACTTTTTTCCGCGCACCGTGAATCAGCTGAAACAATTTCCAACGCGGCTCCTTTTCCGGCCTCATGTGTCGCAAATGAGCAGGCAGAATAAGAAAGGATTCCAACAGAGAAAACGCCAGCGCCAACAACGCTACCGTACCCATGTCAGCAAAAAACTTAGCTGCGTCACCAGGCAGCAGAATCAGTGGAACAAAGACCATCATGGTTGTCATTACAGCGGTGGTGACGGGCTTGGACACCATACTGGCACCAAGGGCAGCACTGGCATGGCCATCGAGACCGCGCTCGTAATGGCTGTAAACGCTCTCGCCCACAACAATAGCGTCATCAACAATAATGCCCAGTATCATCAGAAACGCAAACAGGGTCACTACATTTACGGTGAGTCCGAAATAGGGCATCAGCCAGAACGTGCCCAGATACGCAACACCCAGCCCTGCTGCAACCCAGAAAGCCAGCGCTGGCCGCAAGAACAACAACAAGATAATAAATACCAGTACCAGCCCACCTAATGCGTTTGAAATCAGCAAGTCCATTCGACTCTGCAGATACCTGGACATATCATTCCAGATCTCCACCTTAACCGACGCAGGCAGCACACTTTTCTTTTCTTCGACATAGGCTCGCAGACTTTTGGAATTGCCAAGCAAATCCGGATCCTGGGTGGTGTAAACATCAACAAATGCCGCCGGTTTGCCATTAAAGTTTGACACCAGATTCCGTTCTGCGAACCCGTCCCGAACAGTCGCGATATCACCCAGCCTGATGACGGTACCATCAAGTGCGTGGAGAACAACAATGTCTTCAAATTGCTTTCGGTTATAGGCCTGACCGCGAGCCTGCAAAGTAATGTCACCCGTTTTTTCACGAATTTGCCCCGCCGACAGATTAATCGAGGAACGGCGAATCGCGGCCACCACTTTTTCAAAACTGAGCTTGTACTGTTGCAACATATGCTCAGACAATTCAATAGCAACTTCATCGTCGCGAATGCCGGAAACCTCGGCAACACTGATACCTGGCAAACTGGCAATATCATCGCGCACCTCTTCCGTAACAGCTTTGAGCTGCTCCTCATCCATACCTCCCGATACCGCAATGCGCAGCACGCGAATACGGGAAAGCACCTCCCTGATCTGCGGGTGCTCGGAGTCCTCGGGGAAGGTGTTGATCGCATCAACTCGTGACTTCACATTATTCAGTAATTGCTGGATGTCATAGCCATCTTCGACTTCGACTTCCACCACCCCCAAATTCTGCCGGGCAAAGCTGCGGACCTCAAAGATGCCATCCAGATCGCTGATTTCCTCCTCTATACGAATACAGATCTGCTCTTCAACCTCTCGGGGCCCCGCACCCGGATAGGGAACGGCTATCTCGACAATGTCTTTGGGGATATTCGGAAACATCTCATTCTGGATGCCCGGCAGACTGGTAAATCCGCCAACCAGAATCATCACCATCAACAAATTGGCAGCGATAGGGTTATCGACAAACCAGGCTATTAGCCGATTCACGGGGTAACCACCTCTTCATGGTCTGAATCAGTCGCTTTTTCAACCAGCGGTTCTATCCGCATACCCTGGACCAGGTATCTTGGCCGCTGAGTAAGCACCACGGCGGCGGCGGGAACATCGCGAACCAGGGCCTCATCCTCGACAACCTGAAGCACCTGCACCGCCCTGATGAATAACTGATTCTGATCGTCCAGCATTAGCACATTATGTCGCTGGTATAACGCATTAACCGGCAATGCGACCACATCATCATATTCCCTGCCTTCAATCTCAACCGTAACAAATTGACCAACCATCAGGGGAAGCTGACTTTCTTGAGGGTGCCTGCCAACCTCAACCACGGCGTATCGGACACGGCTACCGGTATCGAGCGCCGCTTCCATTCTCACAATTTCTGCAGGCCTGCGGGTCACCTGACCGCCATATTCTGAAATGACGGTTGCCGGAATATGTTGCTTGTTAACATCGGTATTGCCGGGCAGCAACCCAACCTGCCCGTTCGTTAAGGGAAGGCGAATTTCCAAAATTTCCGAAGAAAACACTTTTGCCAGAGCCGTACCCGGCCCGACATACTGCCCGAGATTAACGCTGGTACTTCGCACCTGCCCCGGAAAGGGCACAGAAACACGGGTGCGCTCCAGATTTATTTCGGCTTTTTCGTGATCGGCCACAGCTGCTTCCACTGCTGCCTCAGCCGCTGCCAATTGAGGCTTTCTCAGAAACAGCTCATTGGCTTCAGCATTGCCAAGATCACGCCACTCACGCTTGGCCTGACGGGCTTTTCCCCGCTCCTGAGCAAGTAGTTGCTGCGCATCGGCAACCCGGGATGCAGCACGAACCACTTCAATCCGATAATCACGGGGGTCAATCTGTAATAATGTTTCATTCGCAGCAAACGAACCACCGCTAACAAAGTTGTCCGACACCTCTTCAATTCGACCAGCCACTAACGCGGCGAGATCTATTTCCACCTTCGGTGTCACTGTACCCTGGCTAACAATCATGGGCCTGCGTGTTTCCGCTACTGCCAACATCGCCGTTAATTTGGGCGCGTCCGGCTCAATCATGGGCACCTGGGATGGCGCAGGTTTAGATTTCCATATAAAAATAGCGGCTAATATCGCGGCCACAAAGATAGATAACGGGAATAAAATTTTATGCTCTCGAAAAGCCATCAAAATACCCTTATTACGCCTGACCGGTACAGGTGTTGAGAGAAAAATAAAATACTTTTGTTGAAAGCAGTTTACGGAGACGAACCTGACAAGACAATTATTCCATGTCGGCAATACAAAATAAGCTCTAAGGCATTATCTGAAAGTAAACTTTCCGTTACACTAGCGAACAATTTTAAACCCTTATCGAGTTTCAGCGATTTTTTCTATGACCAGTTTTCTCATTAAAAATTGCAATAGGCAGTACCTCGCCAAAGATCTGACATGGGTTCCGGCTTCTACCTGTCATAACTCGCAACCTCTGTTTCACACCCCATTCAGGGATGTCGCCCTCAATCAACTCGTTGAGCTGAATACCAAGGATTTTCAGTTGCGCGCGGAAGTAGTCAATTGTGAACTGGATGAAAAAAACCGTCCTATTATCCCTCAACAGGAGGCAGCGGCCTGACCCGCGCCTATCGAGCCTATTTTGCCATCTTTTCAACAACGTATCGCAAAACTTCAGCAAACTGACGCCAACGGTCTCTTCAAAAATATTTTGCGGGGAGTAGAGAAAGAAAGTCTTCGTGTGACCCATCAAGGCGGGCTGGCTCTCACACCCCATCCTACCGCTCTTGGGTCAACCCTGACTCACCCTCAGATCACGACAGACTACTCGGAAGCACTGCTGGAATTTATTACGCCACCGTCGACATCGGTAGCTGACGTACTGAAAACGCTTGATAACATTCACCGTTATACCTACCAGAATATCGGGGAAGAATTACTGTGGGTAAACAGCATGCCATGTCAGCTGGGCACCGATAATGACATCCCCGTGGGACAATACGGACACTCCAATATTGGCCGCATGAAAACAATCTACCGGGTCGGGCTGGGTCATCGCTACGGCCGTCTGATGCAGACCATTGCCGGTATTCACTACAATTTTTCTCTGCCCGAGATATTCTGGCAATGGCTGCAGCAGCAAGAAGCGCCGGACAGCAACCTGCAGGATTTCACTACCGAGCGTTATTTTGCCCTGATTCGGAATTTTCGCCGCTACTTTCCTCTGCTTCTGTTTTTGTTCGGTGCGGCTCCCGCGGTTTGCCGAAGCTTTGTCAAAGACCGCCAACATTCACTGGAAAGTTTTAATGGCGACCCGCACAGCCTTCACAAGCCCTACGCCACCTCTCTCCGAATGGGTGACCTCGGGTACCAGAGCAAGGCTCAAGAAACCCTCGTCGTCTGTTATAACGAGCTGGACACCTACATCCGGACACTGCGCGGCGCACTCACTGAAAGCTACCCGCCCTACCAGCAGATTGGCCTCAAAGACAGCTTCGGTGATTACCGTCAGCTGAGCACAAATCTGCTGCAAATTGAGAACGAGTTCTACAGCACAATTCGCCCCAAACGCAATGCCAATAGTGGCGAAACACCGCTCAATGCATTGCATGCCAGGGGCGTCGAATACATTGAAGTCCGCTGCCTGGATCTCAACCCGTACTTACCCGTAGGCATCAGCGAGCAACAAATTCACTTTCTGGACAGTTTTCTTGTTTTCTGCCTGCTGGAGGAAAGCCCGGCCACCGATGCCGAGGAAACGGCCAATATTCTGGAAAACCAGCGTCGCACAGTCTACTACGGCCGCGATCCGGAATTAACGCTGTTACATAAGGGCCAGGAAAAACCAATTGCCGCGCTGATAGCAGAGCTTTTCACCCGCATGGAGCCCGTCTCGGCCCTCCTCGACAGTCACCAGCAAACAACGGCGCACGGCGATGCTATCAAGGCCTTCAAGATGTTCATAAGCAAACCGGAGCTAACCGCTTCCGCACAGATACTGAATGAAATGAGAACGAAGGGGCAGACATACTTCGAGGTTGCCATGAACCACGCCAGGCAGCACCGGCAATACTTCCTCGACACACCGCCCGCCCCCGATATTGTGGAACAATACCAACAGATGGCTGTTGAATCCCTTAAACAGCAACGAGCAATTGAAGTCGCCGATGAAATTGATTTCGACACATTTCTTGCCAACTACTATCGTCAGTACGACAACCTGACCCCCTGACTGGAACAGTGAACTATCTGGCCCATATCTACCTTTCCGGAGCAACACCGGAAATGATGGTGGGCGGACTGCTCGGAGATTTTGTCAAGGGACCGTTAACCGGACAACTGCCACAACGGATAGAACAGGGGATTGCCCTGCACCGTAAAATTGACGTTTTCGTTGACCAGCAACCGGAAATACGCGGAGCCCTGTGTCGGTTTCAAACACCCTACCGCCGCTTTGCCGGTATTTATCTGGATATCTGTTTTGACCACTTTCTTGCTAAACACTGGAAAGCTTTTCACCAGCAATCCCTGGAGGATTTTTGCGTGAAGTTTTATGAACATCTGAGAAATTTTGACGAGCTCCTTCCCCCCAGGGCTCTGCACTTCAGCAAGGTTGCCCCTGTTGTGCACTGGTTGGAAAGTTATGCCGAATTTGAAAACCTGGAACTCATGCTACAGCGTATTGGGCAGCGTTTTAAAAAACAGGTGCCTCTTCATCACGGTTTCTTCATTCTGCAAAGAGATTACGCAACACTGGAGAGTGAGTTTTTGTTAACCTTCCCACAGTTTGTCGCCTTTGCCGACTCGCAACGGCAAAACCTTCAGGGCACAATACACTCCGATCAGGAAGCAGGTTAATAACACAAAGGAAAACCAGCCATGCCTTCAACGCGGATTATGAACTTACTGATATTTGTCAGCAGCGCCGCCATTATTGCGACGGCTCTCTATATGCAGCATGTTATGGAGCTGACACCCTGTTATCTCTGCATTACTCAACGGGTATTCTTCATCACTATAGGCGCGCTGGGACTGCTGGCCTTTTTACACAATCCAAAAGCTGCAGGTTCACGCATTTATGCCACACTGACAGCCTTTCTGTCCGTGGCTGGCGGCTATTTTTCCGGCAAGCAACTATGGTTGCAAAGCCTGCCTGAAGACCAGGTGCCCGCTTGCGGCCCACCGGCAGAATACCTGTTTGAAGCCTTCCCGCTGTCAGAGGCCCTGAGCATGTTGCTGCGCGGAGATGGTAACTGCGCCAAAGTACAGTGGACATTTCTGGATATCAGCATTCCCGGCTGGGCACTTGTGGCTTTTGTCGGCTTTCTGGTTGTAGCCATATTGCAAATGCTGCGCAAGGATTTGCCAACCTGATTCTGCGGTAGTAAAACAGGCTGCCATAAACCAGGTCGAATGCGCTTGCCCCGCTTTCTGTTGTTCGTTTATGCTGGATAACTCGCCAAGTGCTGAGGAGTAACAAGCATGCTAGAGGAATGCAAGACAGCCCAGGAACGCTGGGGTGGTGTTAGCAATATTATTGATCGCTGGCTTCAGGAGCGGCGTACCATGTTGGTTCAGTATACCGGTCTGGCCAATCGCAAGGACCTGGATGGCCGAATACCCGCACACTCCCAGAGTGTTCTTGAGTTCTGCCAGATTCTGGTTGACTATATTTCTACCGGTCACTTTGAAGTGTACGAACAGCTCGTCAAGGAAGGTGATGAGTTTAAAGATACAGAGGGCCTGGAAGTAGCTGAAGAGCTGTACAAAGTCATTGATGCCACCACAGAGCAGATTCTCGACTTCAATGACAAATACCAGACACCCGACGATCTGAAAACCATCGCGACCGATCTCTCACAGCTGGGCGAGCAGCTCAGTACCCGGTTCGAAGCTGAAGACTGCATGATCAATGTGTTGCATACCTCTCATGGCACGATAGCAAGCTAGCTGTATTCACAAAAACCCGGCATAAAAAAGGCTCCATTCATGACTGAAGGAGCCTTTGTCATTGGGCGCTGCTTTATTCAGCCGCGGCTTTCAATAACTCCACTTCAAAAATCAGTGTTGAGTTAGGGCCAATCAACTGACCGGCACCACCAGGGCCATAAGCCAGGGTCGGTGGAATATAAAGCTCCCACTTGGCACCTTCTTTCATTAACTGTAGCGCCTCTGTCCAACCCGGAATCACCTGGGTTACACCAAACTGGGCTGGTTGATTGCGTTTATAGGAGCTGTCAAATT
This genomic stretch from Pseudomonadales bacterium harbors:
- a CDS encoding efflux RND transporter periplasmic adaptor subunit, whose amino-acid sequence is MAFREHKILFPLSIFVAAILAAIFIWKSKPAPSQVPMIEPDAPKLTAMLAVAETRRPMIVSQGTVTPKVEIDLAALVAGRIEEVSDNFVSGGSFAANETLLQIDPRDYRIEVVRAASRVADAQQLLAQERGKARQAKREWRDLGNAEANELFLRKPQLAAAEAAVEAAVADHEKAEINLERTRVSVPFPGQVRSTSVNLGQYVGPGTALAKVFSSEILEIRLPLTNGQVGLLPGNTDVNKQHIPATVISEYGGQVTRRPAEIVRMEAALDTGSRVRYAVVEVGRHPQESQLPLMVGQFVTVEIEGREYDDVVALPVNALYQRHNVLMLDDQNQLFIRAVQVLQVVEDEALVRDVPAAAVVLTQRPRYLVQGMRIEPLVEKATDSDHEEVVTP
- the rsd gene encoding sigma D regulator yields the protein MLEECKTAQERWGGVSNIIDRWLQERRTMLVQYTGLANRKDLDGRIPAHSQSVLEFCQILVDYISTGHFEVYEQLVKEGDEFKDTEGLEVAEELYKVIDATTEQILDFNDKYQTPDDLKTIATDLSQLGEQLSTRFEAEDCMINVLHTSHGTIAS
- a CDS encoding glutamate--cysteine ligase, which encodes MPSFQQRIAKLQQTDANGLFKNILRGVEKESLRVTHQGGLALTPHPTALGSTLTHPQITTDYSEALLEFITPPSTSVADVLKTLDNIHRYTYQNIGEELLWVNSMPCQLGTDNDIPVGQYGHSNIGRMKTIYRVGLGHRYGRLMQTIAGIHYNFSLPEIFWQWLQQQEAPDSNLQDFTTERYFALIRNFRRYFPLLLFLFGAAPAVCRSFVKDRQHSLESFNGDPHSLHKPYATSLRMGDLGYQSKAQETLVVCYNELDTYIRTLRGALTESYPPYQQIGLKDSFGDYRQLSTNLLQIENEFYSTIRPKRNANSGETPLNALHARGVEYIEVRCLDLNPYLPVGISEQQIHFLDSFLVFCLLEESPATDAEETANILENQRRTVYYGRDPELTLLHKGQEKPIAALIAELFTRMEPVSALLDSHQQTTAHGDAIKAFKMFISKPELTASAQILNEMRTKGQTYFEVAMNHARQHRQYFLDTPPAPDIVEQYQQMAVESLKQQRAIEVADEIDFDTFLANYYRQYDNLTP
- a CDS encoding efflux RND transporter permease subunit — its product is MNRLIAWFVDNPIAANLLMVMILVGGFTSLPGIQNEMFPNIPKDIVEIAVPYPGAGPREVEEQICIRIEEEISDLDGIFEVRSFARQNLGVVEVEVEDGYDIQQLLNNVKSRVDAINTFPEDSEHPQIREVLSRIRVLRIAVSGGMDEEQLKAVTEEVRDDIASLPGISVAEVSGIRDDEVAIELSEHMLQQYKLSFEKVVAAIRRSSINLSAGQIREKTGDITLQARGQAYNRKQFEDIVVLHALDGTVIRLGDIATVRDGFAERNLVSNFNGKPAAFVDVYTTQDPDLLGNSKSLRAYVEEKKSVLPASVKVEIWNDMSRYLQSRMDLLISNALGGLVLVFIILLLFLRPALAFWVAAGLGVAYLGTFWLMPYFGLTVNVVTLFAFLMILGIIVDDAIVVGESVYSHYERGLDGHASAALGASMVSKPVTTAVMTTMMVFVPLILLPGDAAKFFADMGTVALLALAFSLLESFLILPAHLRHMRPEKEPRWKLFQLIHGARKKVSAGLMSFADYYYRPVLKKALQNRRVTLACFLGGLLIVISTFAGGWLKVSFFPRVEGEFVLVRVEMPESGGFTQTVAVMKRVEAAIETLRQQPEMRDAQGNSLIKALQSRSEDNSVIVALELVGNEVRNTSSHYVGEQLKVLIGPVPEAEDFEVVYTMIPKSKDINLMLRGHDIDEMKKASQQIQQALARFPGVHNITDSAQDTKPEIEVIMRPFAETLGIGLSDVARQVRQAFYGAEAQRIPRLKEDVKVMVRYPEQQRSTVYTLDELRVRTADGRELPFDAVATAEYVPGYAEIKRHDRQRMVEIKAELLPGYASATDIVGALFRDQWPSIASDFPGMRLTIEGDQKEQQEFEVALLQFLLLVLLAIYALLAIQFRSYWQPVIILSAVPFGIAGAIIGHLIMGKDISMPSMLGVMAAAGVVVNDNLVLIDRINYLRKEGWQASKAIIQAAHDRFRPIVLTSITTFFGLMPILLERSTQAQFLIPMVISLAFGVLFATTVTLMLVPAIYLSGEHVKEKLSTLGRRVQKETPG
- a CDS encoding ABC transporter permease, which translates into the protein MTETVQAIPLMNLGIAFLPVAVTLVILFRWSVGAGQALYATLRMLLQLALIGYFLAALFNADHAGIVILVLTLMVFFSSWIALGTVSLQRRQLLTRAFAAISIGGGFTLALTTQGVLKLNPWYDPRLMIPLAGMIFASAMNTVSLAAERMQSETRRGVAFTEARHQALHAAMIPLINTLLAVGLVSLPGMMTGQILSGVSPLIAARYQIMVMCIIFGASGISAACFLSWSRAVFKPPQLSD
- a CDS encoding DUF479 domain-containing protein translates to MNYLAHIYLSGATPEMMVGGLLGDFVKGPLTGQLPQRIEQGIALHRKIDVFVDQQPEIRGALCRFQTPYRRFAGIYLDICFDHFLAKHWKAFHQQSLEDFCVKFYEHLRNFDELLPPRALHFSKVAPVVHWLESYAEFENLELMLQRIGQRFKKQVPLHHGFFILQRDYATLESEFLLTFPQFVAFADSQRQNLQGTIHSDQEAG
- a CDS encoding disulfide bond formation protein B; protein product: MPSTRIMNLLIFVSSAAIIATALYMQHVMELTPCYLCITQRVFFITIGALGLLAFLHNPKAAGSRIYATLTAFLSVAGGYFSGKQLWLQSLPEDQVPACGPPAEYLFEAFPLSEALSMLLRGDGNCAKVQWTFLDISIPGWALVAFVGFLVVAILQMLRKDLPT